One Corynebacterium tuberculostearicum DNA window includes the following coding sequences:
- the ffh gene encoding signal recognition particle protein, with protein MFDSLSDRLQSALAGLRGKGKLTEADINATAREIRLALLEADVSLTVVRGFIKRIKERARGAEVSEALNPAQQVVKIVNEELIEILGGETRRLNLAKNPPTVIMLAGLQGAGKTTLAGKLAKHLAKQGHTPMLVACDLQRPGAVQQLQIVGERAEVPTFAPDPGTSLDSNEHEMGTSHGDPVDVAKQGIAEAKQKQHDVVIIDTAGRLGIDETLMTQARNIRDAVNPDEVLFVIDSMIGQDAVQTAEAFRDGVDFTGVVLTKLDGDARGGAALSIREVTGKPIMYASTGEKLDDFDVFHPERMSSRILGMGDLLSLIEQAEATLDHQKAEEAASKLGSGELTLNDFLEQMLMIRKMGPIGNLLKMMPGGKQMNEMAAMVDEKQLDRIQAIIRGMTPQEREDPKILNASRRKRIANGSGVSVSEVNQLIERFNQAKKMMSKMAGQFGMGGMGGRSATKKKPKGRKGKNGKRKKGKGGGGNRGPKMPGMGGMPGMPGGGGMPSMEELQKLQQQMGGGGGMPGMPGMPKMPKGMENIDLDNLDFGKGKK; from the coding sequence GTGTTTGACTCACTATCAGACCGCCTACAGTCAGCCCTGGCGGGCCTGCGCGGTAAGGGCAAACTGACCGAGGCTGATATCAATGCCACCGCTCGTGAGATCCGCCTCGCGCTGCTGGAAGCCGACGTATCTTTGACCGTCGTCCGTGGCTTTATCAAGCGCATCAAGGAACGCGCCCGCGGCGCGGAAGTCTCTGAGGCGCTCAACCCGGCGCAGCAGGTAGTCAAGATCGTCAATGAGGAGCTCATTGAGATCCTCGGTGGCGAAACCCGCCGCCTGAACTTGGCTAAGAACCCGCCGACGGTGATCATGCTTGCCGGCCTGCAGGGTGCTGGTAAAACCACCTTGGCCGGTAAGTTGGCCAAGCACCTGGCTAAGCAGGGCCATACCCCGATGCTGGTGGCCTGTGACTTGCAGCGCCCAGGCGCGGTGCAGCAGCTGCAAATCGTCGGCGAGCGCGCTGAGGTGCCGACCTTTGCACCGGATCCGGGAACCTCCCTGGACTCCAACGAGCATGAAATGGGTACCTCGCATGGGGACCCGGTGGACGTCGCCAAGCAGGGCATTGCTGAGGCCAAACAGAAGCAGCACGATGTGGTCATCATCGATACCGCTGGCCGCTTGGGCATCGATGAGACCCTGATGACGCAGGCGCGCAATATCCGCGATGCCGTCAACCCGGACGAAGTCCTCTTTGTTATTGACTCCATGATCGGCCAGGACGCCGTGCAGACGGCCGAGGCCTTCCGTGATGGCGTGGACTTTACCGGCGTTGTTCTCACCAAGCTGGACGGTGACGCCCGCGGTGGTGCGGCCTTGTCTATCCGTGAGGTCACCGGCAAGCCCATCATGTACGCCTCTACCGGTGAGAAGCTCGATGATTTCGATGTCTTCCACCCGGAGCGCATGTCCAGCCGCATTCTGGGCATGGGTGATTTGCTCTCCCTTATCGAGCAGGCTGAAGCAACCCTGGACCACCAGAAAGCCGAAGAAGCAGCCTCTAAGCTGGGCTCTGGCGAGCTGACGCTCAATGACTTCCTTGAGCAGATGCTGATGATCCGCAAGATGGGCCCCATCGGCAACCTGCTGAAGATGATGCCCGGCGGCAAGCAGATGAATGAAATGGCCGCCATGGTGGATGAAAAGCAGCTGGACCGCATCCAGGCGATCATCCGCGGTATGACTCCGCAGGAGCGCGAAGACCCGAAGATTCTCAATGCATCGCGCCGCAAGCGCATTGCTAATGGTTCTGGTGTCAGCGTTTCCGAGGTCAACCAGCTCATTGAGCGCTTCAACCAGGCTAAGAAGATGATGTCCAAGATGGCCGGCCAATTCGGCATGGGCGGCATGGGTGGTCGCTCCGCTACCAAGAAGAAGCCCAAGGGTCGCAAGGGCAAGAATGGCAAGCGAAAGAAGGGCAAGGGCGGCGGTGGCAACCGCGGCCCGAAGATGCCGGGCATGGGCGGAATGCCAGGAATGCCCGGAGGCGGCGGCATGCCGTCCATGGAGGAGCTGCAAAAGCTCCAGCAGCAAATGGGCGGCGGCGGTGGCATGCCAGGTATGCCCGGCATGCCAAAGATGCCGAAGGGAATGGAAAATATCGATCTCGACAACCTGGACTTTGGCAAGGGTAAAAAGTAG
- a CDS encoding acyltransferase family protein: protein MTKESPRNFRYRYDLDGLRGIAIGLVVIYHVFVGRVSGGVDVFLLLSGYFFLGSQLRYASKPNASLNPWWPIWRTLRRLVPSLVLVIGVTYILVRIFTPQLMRTELTQQITATMLYYQNWELAEQNADYTAAAADTSPLQHMWSMAVQGQFYIMGIAFALILAAIMKFRPKQQPLGKRSFPTVNQIAGPILIVVTIASFAYASRHGLYGTPENYYSTWSRAWELTLGAVLAIYGSSWKIPARLYDLFTGLGLLMLVFTGAIIADTTAYPGPLSLLPLGGAVLIILGGGGKISKAMASKQARWLGDVAYPLYLWHWPLLILSTSYLGQETPSWWLGVIIIVISLVLADLTHRFLEKPLRQHRKRPTAEDLPVRKGLSTLQKPAGAARGVGGVVVAAAVVGLLAVQPLWMRTLDDADAELLDPALYPGATTFINDITPPDNVEVKPDPILAGGIQPPVATNWCFVPDSQPADFFFETRKDGKTPCIFGDLNAEKEVYLVGGSHAEQYSAPLDRLGKEMGFKLVPLLRQGCPIELGDDVTVTPECAEWGELVMERIEEANPALVISNTTRPQNEYGTGPDAVPAGYQAFWEELADRDIPFLGFRDNPWGFDEEGRPREFDECYVATEDAYGCGMRFEQVYQPYDPGAVVLSKYQNMLSIDTAPWFCDANGDCPVIIGNTMVYRDMHHITNAFAESAMPMIREALKPFLNGEKVQQEAPDIPPEQAAGAVEQAPAAPTDAGKQHANPVPYPNAAQDDAV, encoded by the coding sequence ATGACTAAAGAATCACCGCGAAATTTCCGGTACCGCTATGACCTTGATGGTCTGCGCGGTATTGCCATCGGCCTAGTAGTTATCTACCACGTATTCGTCGGACGCGTATCCGGCGGCGTCGACGTATTCTTGCTGCTATCCGGCTACTTCTTCTTGGGCTCCCAGCTGCGCTACGCGAGCAAGCCCAACGCCTCGCTGAACCCTTGGTGGCCCATCTGGCGCACCTTGCGGCGCCTGGTACCAAGCTTGGTTTTGGTCATCGGCGTGACCTACATTCTAGTGCGCATTTTCACCCCGCAGCTCATGCGCACCGAGCTCACCCAGCAGATCACAGCCACCATGCTGTATTACCAGAACTGGGAGCTAGCGGAGCAAAACGCCGACTACACGGCGGCCGCAGCTGATACCTCACCGCTGCAGCACATGTGGTCCATGGCCGTGCAGGGCCAGTTCTACATCATGGGCATTGCCTTTGCGCTCATCTTGGCTGCCATCATGAAGTTCCGACCGAAGCAGCAGCCTTTGGGCAAGCGCAGCTTCCCCACGGTCAACCAGATTGCTGGCCCGATCCTCATCGTGGTCACGATTGCTTCCTTCGCCTATGCTTCGCGCCACGGCCTCTACGGAACTCCGGAGAACTACTACTCCACCTGGTCGCGCGCTTGGGAGTTAACCTTGGGCGCGGTCCTGGCTATCTACGGTTCCTCCTGGAAGATTCCGGCCCGCCTCTATGACCTCTTTACTGGTCTGGGCCTTTTGATGCTCGTCTTTACCGGTGCCATCATCGCGGATACCACTGCGTATCCTGGCCCGCTTTCCCTTTTGCCACTAGGCGGCGCCGTGCTCATTATCTTGGGCGGCGGTGGCAAGATTTCCAAGGCCATGGCCTCCAAGCAGGCGCGCTGGCTGGGCGATGTAGCCTACCCGCTCTACCTGTGGCACTGGCCATTGCTTATTTTGTCCACGTCCTACCTGGGTCAAGAAACCCCGTCGTGGTGGTTGGGCGTCATCATTATCGTCATTTCTCTAGTGTTGGCGGACCTCACGCACCGCTTTTTGGAAAAGCCCCTGCGACAGCATCGCAAGCGCCCCACGGCCGAGGATCTGCCGGTACGCAAGGGCCTGTCGACCTTGCAGAAACCCGCCGGTGCCGCCCGCGGTGTAGGTGGCGTTGTAGTCGCCGCGGCCGTTGTCGGCCTCTTGGCTGTCCAGCCACTGTGGATGCGCACCCTTGATGATGCTGATGCGGAGCTTTTGGACCCTGCCCTCTACCCCGGCGCAACGACGTTCATCAACGACATCACCCCGCCGGATAATGTGGAGGTCAAGCCCGATCCAATTCTGGCCGGCGGCATCCAGCCACCCGTCGCTACAAATTGGTGCTTCGTGCCAGATAGCCAGCCTGCTGACTTCTTCTTTGAAACCCGCAAGGACGGTAAGACCCCCTGCATTTTCGGTGACCTCAATGCGGAGAAGGAAGTCTATTTGGTGGGCGGTTCCCACGCGGAGCAGTATTCTGCCCCGCTGGACCGTTTAGGCAAGGAAATGGGCTTTAAGCTGGTACCGCTGCTGCGCCAGGGCTGCCCGATTGAATTGGGTGACGATGTCACCGTGACCCCAGAGTGTGCCGAGTGGGGCGAGCTAGTCATGGAACGCATCGAAGAGGCAAACCCGGCCTTGGTCATCTCGAATACCACTCGCCCGCAAAATGAATATGGCACCGGCCCTGATGCCGTGCCCGCCGGCTACCAGGCATTCTGGGAGGAATTGGCCGACCGCGATATTCCTTTCTTGGGCTTCCGCGATAACCCGTGGGGATTCGATGAAGAAGGCCGTCCACGCGAGTTTGATGAGTGCTACGTCGCTACCGAAGATGCCTACGGCTGCGGCATGCGCTTTGAGCAGGTCTACCAGCCTTATGATCCCGGTGCAGTCGTGTTGTCGAAGTACCAAAATATGCTCTCGATTGATACCGCTCCGTGGTTCTGCGATGCCAATGGTGACTGCCCAGTCATCATCGGCAATACGATGGTCTACCGCGACATGCACCACATCACCAATGCTTTTGCGGAATCAGCAATGCCGATGATCCGCGAGGCCCTAAAGCCCTTCCTCAACGGGGAAAAAGTCCAGCAGGAAGCCCCGGACATTCCACCGGAGCAGGCTGCAGGAGCCGTGGAGCAAGCGCCCGCAGCGCCTACCGACGCCGGCAAGCAACATGCCAACCCCGTCCCCTACCCCAACGCCGCACAAGACGATGCCGTCTAG
- the rpsP gene encoding 30S ribosomal protein S16 produces MAVKIKLQRLGKVRAAEYRVVIADARTRRNGKVIENIGIYHPKEEPSLIQIDSERAQHWLSVGAQPTEPVLALLKVTGDWQKHKGLPGAEGTLKVAEEKKSKLEIFNEALAEANNGPTIEAITEKKKKAKEEAEKKAAEEAAAAEAAAAAAGEADAEAEEKAEEASEESAE; encoded by the coding sequence ATGGCTGTCAAGATCAAGCTGCAGCGCCTGGGCAAGGTCCGCGCTGCTGAGTACCGCGTTGTTATTGCTGATGCCCGCACCCGTCGTAACGGCAAGGTCATCGAAAACATCGGCATCTACCACCCGAAGGAAGAGCCTTCCCTCATCCAGATCGACTCTGAGCGTGCACAGCACTGGCTGTCCGTTGGCGCACAGCCAACCGAGCCGGTTCTCGCTCTGCTGAAGGTCACCGGTGACTGGCAGAAGCACAAGGGTCTGCCGGGCGCAGAGGGCACCCTGAAGGTTGCTGAGGAGAAGAAGTCCAAGCTGGAGATCTTCAACGAGGCACTGGCTGAGGCCAACAACGGCCCGACCATCGAGGCCATCACCGAAAAGAAGAAGAAGGCCAAGGAAGAGGCTGAGAAGAAGGCTGCTGAGGAAGCCGCTGCTGCAGAGGCTGCCGCTGCTGCCGCCGGCGAAGCTGACGCTGAGGCCGAGGAGAAGGCTGAGGAAGCTTCTGAGGAGTCCGCAGAGTAA
- a CDS encoding IS1249 family transposase, which produces MSKNRPRCPVCTGQMKKNGTTSKGTTRWRCKDPNCGSSTTRTRTDRTQARNFKAFVSYATSTATLSELAGQQRVSRWTLDRRFEPFWLIDIPNDGALQRVYDQIFIDGTYTAAGCLLVAASRDHVIAWHWTKHETAHAYTQLLRKIAEPLCVVLDGGQGALTAIKACWPNAMIQRCLVHAQRVIRRYTTSRPRTDAGKAIYTLALKLTRVTTLDQAREWTLRLHDFGQVFKTFLNEKTSVPKERRTLNNQWEWTHLRVRKAYNSLLHLSRNNWLFTYLQPPPHALDPQRWASTTNSLEGGINAQLKRIADAHRGRSGERQRKMLEWYLHTKKQLPDDPLKIARQCNFGQDQLAKVNDLAEEDHNKADQETGRPAFYDNAIPTEYEHSIGIRKGPMK; this is translated from the coding sequence GTGAGTAAAAACAGGCCACGATGCCCGGTATGTACTGGGCAAATGAAGAAAAACGGAACCACATCCAAAGGCACAACCAGGTGGCGGTGCAAAGACCCGAACTGCGGTAGCTCCACAACACGAACCCGCACCGATCGCACGCAGGCCCGCAACTTTAAAGCCTTCGTCTCCTATGCCACCTCCACAGCAACGTTGTCTGAACTCGCCGGGCAACAAAGGGTGAGTCGCTGGACGCTTGATCGCCGATTCGAACCGTTTTGGCTCATCGACATCCCCAACGACGGTGCCCTGCAGCGCGTCTACGATCAGATCTTCATCGACGGCACCTACACCGCAGCTGGCTGTCTGCTTGTGGCAGCCAGCCGCGACCACGTCATTGCGTGGCACTGGACCAAACACGAAACCGCCCACGCATACACGCAGCTACTTCGCAAAATCGCCGAGCCGCTCTGCGTCGTCCTCGACGGCGGACAAGGCGCACTCACCGCGATTAAAGCCTGCTGGCCAAACGCAATGATTCAGCGTTGCCTCGTTCATGCGCAACGCGTCATCCGCCGCTACACCACCTCGCGGCCGCGTACCGACGCCGGCAAAGCCATCTACACACTGGCGTTGAAACTAACCCGTGTCACCACGCTCGACCAGGCACGGGAGTGGACGCTGCGCCTGCACGACTTCGGTCAGGTATTCAAAACATTCCTCAACGAGAAAACATCCGTGCCAAAAGAGCGCCGAACACTCAATAACCAGTGGGAATGGACTCACCTGCGGGTACGCAAAGCCTACAACTCACTGCTGCACCTATCGCGCAACAATTGGCTGTTTACCTACCTGCAGCCACCACCGCATGCGCTTGATCCTCAACGCTGGGCTTCAACGACAAACAGTCTTGAAGGCGGCATCAACGCCCAGCTCAAACGCATCGCCGATGCGCACCGAGGCAGGTCTGGGGAACGCCAACGAAAAATGCTCGAGTGGTACCTCCACACCAAAAAGCAACTGCCTGACGATCCGCTAAAAATCGCCAGGCAGTGCAATTTTGGCCAAGATCAACTCGCCAAAGTCAACGATCTTGCCGAAGAAGACCACAACAAAGCCGACCAGGAAACAGGACGACCAGCCTTCTACGACAACGCTATCCCAACCGAGTACGAACACTCGATAGGAATCAGAAAAGGCCCCATGAAGTAA
- a CDS encoding TetR/AcrR family transcriptional regulator, which produces METHNKPYHHGNLHDELLRIAVQLGKRSGPDAITVRAVTREAGVSPTSAYRHFKDQEELHDKVAELATDELVRRLHETTETAVGLDFPEHLMQIGYAYLEFALDETNFFRCMLEWKALRFMLGVDPNTEDDPKMDHLQQIRDFFALLSRHAEALDNTTGPTHFMQNALLAWSAIHGFTVLAIDGPLSRLPREQILELFTPVVAGALRGMDFKEPSNVYSRYPNYKPQN; this is translated from the coding sequence ATGGAAACGCACAATAAGCCCTACCATCATGGAAACCTCCACGATGAGCTGCTCCGTATCGCTGTTCAACTGGGCAAAAGAAGTGGCCCCGATGCCATCACCGTCCGTGCGGTCACCCGCGAAGCAGGAGTGTCTCCTACCTCCGCTTACCGTCATTTCAAGGACCAAGAAGAACTGCACGATAAGGTAGCTGAGCTTGCGACCGATGAGTTGGTCCGGCGTTTACACGAGACTACCGAGACAGCAGTGGGCCTAGATTTTCCAGAACACCTGATGCAAATCGGCTACGCCTACCTCGAGTTTGCCCTAGATGAAACCAATTTCTTCCGCTGCATGCTGGAGTGGAAGGCGCTGCGTTTCATGCTTGGCGTAGATCCCAATACGGAAGATGATCCGAAGATGGATCACCTACAGCAGATTCGCGATTTCTTCGCCCTGTTGTCCCGCCACGCGGAAGCGCTGGACAACACCACTGGCCCTACGCATTTCATGCAGAATGCCCTGTTGGCTTGGTCGGCCATTCATGGATTTACCGTACTTGCCATCGACGGCCCTTTGTCCCGGCTTCCACGCGAGCAGATCCTCGAGCTTTTCACACCGGTTGTTGCAGGTGCACTGCGCGGCATGGACTTTAAGGAACCCTCTAACGTCTACAGCCGCTACCCCAACTACAAGCCACAGAACTAA
- a CDS encoding cupin domain-containing protein — MSDLPTNSPDTFGAASHSGEDSVMSALNLLDIAPDTDPHRPRPGVQRVLSADGANLILFSFTPGQSLPDHKAAHPITVQALRGELDFSYGSETITLTPGSIVHLPAYEVHKVEATSESGNPSTPAILLLTMLTK; from the coding sequence ATGAGCGATCTACCGACCAACTCCCCGGACACGTTCGGCGCGGCTTCTCACTCAGGTGAGGATTCCGTCATGTCCGCGCTAAACCTGCTGGACATCGCGCCTGATACCGATCCGCACCGCCCGCGCCCGGGCGTACAGCGCGTCTTAAGCGCTGATGGTGCCAACCTCATTCTCTTTAGCTTCACACCAGGACAGTCTCTGCCCGATCACAAGGCCGCACATCCCATCACCGTGCAGGCGCTGCGCGGTGAGCTTGACTTCAGCTACGGCAGTGAAACCATCACGCTCACCCCCGGCTCTATCGTGCACCTTCCTGCATATGAGGTGCATAAAGTCGAGGCCACAAGCGAGAGCGGCAACCCTTCCACCCCCGCAATTTTGCTGCTCACCATGCTGACCAAATAA
- the rimM gene encoding ribosome maturation factor RimM (Essential for efficient processing of 16S rRNA), translated as MELMIGRVIKSHGVKGEVVVEATTDEPEVRFAVGEVLQGTQGKKEHTLTIKAVRSHKGRLLVTFEEIKDRTAADSLRGTKFFAAPLDSDDDGFYDHELEGLRVLLAGEGIGEVTSVIHGGSQDLLEVKLDNSKEALIPFVHAIVPEVNLEAGTCTIDPPEGLLDL; from the coding sequence ATGGAATTGATGATTGGTCGCGTGATTAAATCGCACGGCGTGAAAGGTGAAGTCGTAGTCGAGGCCACTACGGATGAACCGGAGGTGCGCTTTGCGGTAGGGGAAGTTCTTCAGGGGACGCAGGGTAAGAAGGAGCACACACTAACTATCAAGGCGGTCCGGAGCCATAAGGGAAGGCTGCTCGTTACCTTTGAAGAGATCAAAGACCGAACAGCGGCGGATAGCCTACGTGGTACCAAGTTCTTTGCCGCTCCGCTCGACAGTGATGATGATGGCTTTTATGACCATGAGCTGGAAGGGCTTCGCGTACTTCTGGCGGGTGAGGGGATCGGTGAGGTCACATCGGTCATCCACGGCGGAAGTCAAGATTTGTTGGAGGTAAAACTCGACAACAGCAAGGAGGCGCTCATTCCCTTCGTGCATGCCATTGTTCCTGAGGTGAACCTAGAGGCTGGAACGTGCACCATCGATCCGCCGGAAGGACTGCTTGACCTATGA